The Phoenix dactylifera cultivar Barhee BC4 chromosome 9, palm_55x_up_171113_PBpolish2nd_filt_p, whole genome shotgun sequence genome window below encodes:
- the LOC103719011 gene encoding eggshell protein 1-like, whose amino-acid sequence MEGKGGSGGGKGGSGGGGGGYLNLGSGGGGSSAKSGGGGSYGGGGKGIMKAPDADRYIEREPFEKDPQGYFHDLHHGSKGGADGYITREAFEKNPQVYFHDLHHGSKGGADGYITREAFEKNPQVYFHDLHHGSKGGADGYITREALEKDLQGYFHGLHHGSKGGN is encoded by the coding sequence ATGGAAGGTAAAGGCGGCAGCGGAGGCGGTAAAGGCGGCAGCGGAGGCGGTGGTGGAGGCTACTTGAACCTAGGCAGTGGCGGAGGTGGTTCCTCTGCCAAGTCGGGCGGGGGAGGCAGCTATGGGGGTGGAGGCAAAGGAATCATGAAGGCACCGGATGCTGATCGTTACATCGAAAGGGAACCGTTTGAGAAAGACCCTCAGGGATACTTTCATGATCTTCACCATGGAAGCAAGGGTGGTGCTGATGGTTACATCACAAGGGAAGCGTTTGAGAAAAACCCTCAGGTATACTTTCATGATCTTCACCATGGAAGCAAGGGTGGTGCTGATGGTTACATCACAAGGGAAGCGTTTGAGAAAAACCCTCAGGTATACTTTCATGATCTTCACCATGGAAGCAAGGGTGGTGCTGATGGTTACATCACCAGGGAAGCGCTTGAGAAAGACCTTCAGGGATACTTTCATGGTCTTCACCATGGAAGCAAGGGTGGCAATTGA
- the LOC103719012 gene encoding RNA polymerase-associated protein CTR9 homolog, whose product MDSKKFLQLVEEKKKRILEKKEAPLKWEQRLEAAAKAKADAEAKERKLKATRHKRKADSSSDYDSDSDDSDADRKLRKKKTSKKRRKHGHSDSSEDIRKRRHRSKKRNSSSSAENNSDEYESESDEDRWRKRRSLKRRHRNHTPRTDSSGSGSSSEDEVRGVRKGHSRHHKRHRRPSDDDSASESELMETHSKRKCHHKSSTDDSVSDSDNQRHDGSHSPGKSSDDNWVETRKLKDHKKSHHKHGHHHHHRYHDHRHRDDRNSLESNEKLSPNGGSS is encoded by the coding sequence ATGGACAGCAAGAAGTTTTTGCAGTTGgttgaggagaagaaaaagagaatcctggaaaagaaagaagccccCTTAAAATGGGAACAGAGGCTTGAAGCTGCAGCCAAGGCAAAAGCCGATGCCGAAGCAAAGGAGAGGAAGCTGAAGGCTACAaggcacaagaggaaggctgACTCTTCATCTGATTATGACAGTGATTCTGATGACAGTGATGCTGACAGGAagctgaggaagaagaagacttcCAAGAAACGCCGGAAACATGGTCACTCTGACTCCTCAGAAGACATTAGGAAACGTAGACACAGATCAAAGAAAAGGAATTCAAGCTCAAGTGCTGAGAATAACAGTGATGAATATGAAAGTGAGTCTGATGAAGATCGTTGGAGGAAGAGGCGTTCCCTAAAGAGGAGGCATAGAAACCATACACCGAGAACAGATTCCAGCGGCTCAGGATCAAGTAGTGAGGATGAAGTGAGAGGTGTAAGAAAGGGCCACTCTAGGCACCATAAGCGCCACCGCCGACCTAGTGATGATGACTCAGCATCAGAGTCTGAACTGATGGAAACTCATTCAAAGCGGAAGTGCCACCATAAGTCAAGTACTGATGATTCAGTGTCGGATTCTGATAATCAGAGGCATGATGGGAGCCACTCCCCAGGGAAGTCATCAGATGACAACTGGGTGGAGACCAGGAAGCTAAAAGATCACAAGAAGTCTCATCACAAGCATGGGCATCATCACCATCACCGCTACCATGACCATCGGCACCGTGATGATCGTAATTCACTGGAGTCAAATGAAAAGCTTTCTCCTAATGGAGGTAGCAGCTGA